The genome window CCTGCCGTCAAAGACCTTTTTGTGTATACTCAGCAGTATGAGAGCAGAAATCATCCGTCATTTGAGCGAAGACTACACAGTTCCGGTGAGAGACCCTCTGTGGAAACATATTTATTTATCACCGGGACTCCTAAAAATCATGCATCATCCTGAATTTCAAAAGCTGGGCCGGATTAGGCAGCTGGGACCGGCATCTCTTGTATACCCTGGCGCCAGTCATACGAGACTCTCTCACTCTCTGGGTGTATTCTACCTGGCCAGACGCATTTTAAAGACGATTCTCTTTTCTGAGACATGCCCTGGTCACCTGACGCTGAGAGGAGTCAAATCCTTCCTTTGTGCCGCTTTTCTCCATGATATAGGTCATTTTCCCCACGCTCATTCCTTTATGGAGCTCCCGTTGATGGATCATGAAATTCTCTCGGCAGAAATTATCAGGAATTCAGGGATTGCTGACATCATCAAAAATGAAATTGGAGGAGACCCCGGTTTGACAGCCGCTATCATCGATAGCTCCCAGCCGGATAAGGGAAACAGAGAACTCACCTTTTTCAGGAATATCCTCAGCGGGGTTCTCGATCCGGATAAACTGGACTATCTGAATCGCGATGCCTACTTCTGCGGAGTCCCCTACGGAATGCAGGATATCGACTTTGCCATATCCCAGATACGTCCCACTCAAACAGGCATAGCCCTGACACTCAAAGGAGTCTCGGCCGTGGAAAATATCCTTTTTTCCAAATACCTGATGTATAAGACTGTGTACTGGCACAGCGATGTGAGGATCTCTACGGCTCTGGTGAAAAAAGCCGTTTACCTGGGCCTCTCTGGCCATCACATCAAAGCAGAAGAGCTCTATACCATGGATGATCATGAGTTTTTCACAAAAATGACGGCCCTGCCTGAAGAATTGGCTTCCCTCGTCAGAGAGTCGGAAACCCCCAGCAACTACACCACCATCTCACAGACTCCCTTTGATGAATCCAATGGTCTCCACCGGGATCTCATGGACCTTGAGTTTAGAAATGATCATGAAAACAGACTGGCAAAACTCATCGAGAGCCAGTATCCCGGAACTCTCCCCCAAAATCATTTGGTGATAGACATCCCATCCCGGATCTCCTTTGAGGTGAACCTCCCCATCCTGGACAAGGGTGGAAAAAAGCCCTATATAGGGTCTCCGACGGTGTTCAGCAAACCTGTTGTACAGGGATTTACAGAAACATTGCGTCATATAAAAGTGATTGTTCCGGAACAAACGGCCTTAAAAGTTCCTCACCTTGAAATAGATCCTTTCTCCATACCCTGACGACTGCCATGCGATTTATTTCGGAAAATCTTATTTGAAAAGGTCGTCAAAGTTGTCTACCTTGAGAGCCAGAGTCCTCCCCTGCTGATGGTCACTGTTCCGCGCCTTCAGGGGGAGATACTCTTCATTATACTGCTGGGCAAGGCGATACACTCCGTCGCTTTCATATTCGGGTGGAATCAAAACTTCAAGATTATAGGAATTGTCCGACATCCCCCGGAGCATGATGTTCACAGGATCTGTGACTGTCAGGGCAAAATGAGGGCTGTAGGTCACCATAAGAATAATCAGGACGAGAAGAATGGAAACAAAGATAAGAAGGTTATCTCCGGCTCCTCCCGCATGGAGAGGTTTTAAATTATAGAAGAGTTCAATATCACCAGATTGGACATAACCATAATCGGATGGACCAAACCATTTTTTATATTGATCATTATTATACCGTGTGTAGAGAGTCCCCTCTTTTGATCTGAGCATGAGCACTGTCTCATACTCTTCAAATTCCAAAATTGCCCGAAAATCACCAGCCGAGGCCAAACTGTCTGCCCTTTGAGCCATGAGTCTGTGTTTCTCGACAAAATCCTCTTCAACACCCTTCACAGGAATGAGAGTCAGAGCAAAGGAAACAACGATCATGGACAAAACAAAACCGGAGACAACCGTAGTAATGATCCTGGTAACATGCCTCTGAGCCATGGGTGAATCTACAAATTTGATCTTCTTAAAGACCTTGAGGAGCCTCAGAAGTCTTAAGATTCTGGCAATTCTGACAGTTTTTACAACCTTCAAAATATTCAACATGCCTACGGCACTAGCAAAAGCCGCACCCTGCATTAAGGCAATGACAGCCGGACCGGAACTGAGGATCAGAAGAGGCAGTGAGGCAACGAGGTCTATCCATCCCCGTTCTCTGACCAAATAATGCATGGCCCTGCCTTTCTTGAGAGAATTAAAATAGCGCACAATAAATTCCACAGAGAAAAAGAGGTCAAAGGCAAACCCTGTATAGATCAGCGTCCGGCGGATATCCCAGGACCATCCCATAAGGACGGCAAGATCTTCTGCAAAGGTTTGGATAAGAACGAGAAAAATCACGAAGAGAATGAAATTTTCTATAGAATTCTTGAGCTTCATAAGGGTCACCATCCGTTTTCTGCGGATATGTTATAAAACTCTGTGAGCATATCAAAATCATATCCATAATATTTGTAATTGCGCCTGGCCACATTGAACCAGCTCTGATCTGAAGCGGCAGCTCCTCTGTCAATGGTCATTCCCTCTTTCATCTGGGAACAGCGAGAAGAAAAAATGGATGAAATCCTGGCTGTCGTCTCCAGCTTTGGATTATCCTGAAACGGAAGCTGGCCATTGATTCCTCCCCGAATGATAGGTTCAGGCAGACCGGGGATCTGTTTACCTAAGCGTTTTGTGATTTTTTCTGCATAAGCGGGTGAGAGATTCTGATTCCCTCTTTGTTTTGAGACCCCTTCAGGAGTGTACAGAATAGCCAGAGAGTTGATGAACATGGTTGTTTTCATCAGATGATAGATCTCCTCCAATGGCATGCGCAGCCTCTGAACCTTGGTGATTTCAAAGTGGATGTATTTTTGTCTTTCATATCCAAGCATTACATAACGTTTCAAGATTCCCGAACGCAATGCTGTTAGGGTGCCGGCCAGGCTCTGCCTTCCCGCGGGAACGGTCAGTAATTTTCTAAGAGCTTCATAAAGCTGCTTTTTTACATCCTTTGTTAAGGGGGGATATTTCATAAAATTAACATAGGCATAATTAGTCCGATCGAAGATTTCTGACTCTAACTGCGGTAGAATCTCCCTGTTTGTGATATCATAAAGTGTATCGGTCATAATTTGATAAATATCCGTCCAGGACCAACCGTTAAAGTAAGCAGGAGAAGATAGTGTGGGTTTCAGTTTGTCTTCATTGATAATGAAGAATTGCAGTAGTTGATCCTCTCTCTGGAGAGCAGAAAATCCATTTAGACTGGGATTCTGCATGAGTCTATTAAGGAACTGCTGAGCTTTCGCTTTGTCGTTTTCCATGTTTTGCCAGCCAAATTTTTGGTTTTGCTTAATAATCGGTAAGATGAGGCTTATTCTTGAAAACCCTCTTTGTATGTTAATCATAGTACACAAATGAAACAGAAAACATTTCTTTTTATTATAACAGCTTATTTCTTCCTCCTCGTCTTCTCCCCTCTACTGATTGGAGCCCAGGAAACAGAGGATATTACCAAAGAAGAAAATGAGACTTATCCCCTGGATTCGGAAGAGGGAGAAGAGGCACCGGAACATATATTTGATTTGGATTTAGGCGGTGTAAATACAGATATTTTCTGGGAAGGGTTCTGGCGTTACAGCCTGAGCTACGGAACAGGGTATGAAATAGACAGTGGTGAATTTATTTTTCCACAAGCCTATCCCGGCCTCCAGCAGGGACTTGAGTTCTCCCAGGAACCAGATTTTTTCCTCTCCGTCTTATTGATGAATCACTACTTTCTAGAAACCTCATTTACTCAGGGTTATGATAAAAACACCTATGCCATGGGCTATGTGGGAGATGAGTCAACCTCACTCAAGGAAGTCAGAATAGGAAATGCAGGGATCGGAATCGGTGAATACGAAGGCATAGATGTTTCCAGTCCAAAATACAATACTCCCGGAATCATGGCCTCCTTTGAGACCACCAGGTCACGCCATGAGATCATGGTACGCTATGACCCGACAGAAATGGAAACCAAGGAGTTTCTGGGAGAGTATGAGATTGATGGAGAGACATTGGAACTCTCCTCTTTCCAGGATGGCCAGAATTTCATCCTGCCCAATACAAATATTTCCAATCTAACGGTATATCAACAAAGCAGTACTGGTGAATACACAGGATCAGACGGCCGGCGCTACACCAGCCGCGACATTGCCTACACAGCCGACCTGACCGAGGGATTTGTAAACCTACAGGAAGCCTCTTCCGGGCGTGTTCTTGTCTATTATACCCAGGGAGGGAGTCCTGTAGGATCCTCCGGAATATCGAAAGACTTTATCATGGCTCCAGACGCCAGAGGCAGGCCCGACCCCACAGAAGACTTACTGCCCTTTGGCTGGGATGAGGAGAATCCCTATGACCTGGATGGGC of Oceanispirochaeta crateris contains these proteins:
- a CDS encoding HD domain-containing protein, with amino-acid sequence MRAEIIRHLSEDYTVPVRDPLWKHIYLSPGLLKIMHHPEFQKLGRIRQLGPASLVYPGASHTRLSHSLGVFYLARRILKTILFSETCPGHLTLRGVKSFLCAAFLHDIGHFPHAHSFMELPLMDHEILSAEIIRNSGIADIIKNEIGGDPGLTAAIIDSSQPDKGNRELTFFRNILSGVLDPDKLDYLNRDAYFCGVPYGMQDIDFAISQIRPTQTGIALTLKGVSAVENILFSKYLMYKTVYWHSDVRISTALVKKAVYLGLSGHHIKAEELYTMDDHEFFTKMTALPEELASLVRESETPSNYTTISQTPFDESNGLHRDLMDLEFRNDHENRLAKLIESQYPGTLPQNHLVIDIPSRISFEVNLPILDKGGKKPYIGSPTVFSKPVVQGFTETLRHIKVIVPEQTALKVPHLEIDPFSIP
- a CDS encoding ion transporter, which encodes MKLKNSIENFILFVIFLVLIQTFAEDLAVLMGWSWDIRRTLIYTGFAFDLFFSVEFIVRYFNSLKKGRAMHYLVRERGWIDLVASLPLLILSSGPAVIALMQGAAFASAVGMLNILKVVKTVRIARILRLLRLLKVFKKIKFVDSPMAQRHVTRIITTVVSGFVLSMIVVSFALTLIPVKGVEEDFVEKHRLMAQRADSLASAGDFRAILEFEEYETVLMLRSKEGTLYTRYNNDQYKKWFGPSDYGYVQSGDIELFYNLKPLHAGGAGDNLLIFVSILLVLIILMVTYSPHFALTVTDPVNIMLRGMSDNSYNLEVLIPPEYESDGVYRLAQQYNEEYLPLKARNSDHQQGRTLALKVDNFDDLFK